From Coffea arabica cultivar ET-39 chromosome 9c, Coffea Arabica ET-39 HiFi, whole genome shotgun sequence, one genomic window encodes:
- the LOC113708477 gene encoding uncharacterized protein, whose translation MRYYGLQAFGDIWLDDPATDRKTKCSSSFVEKLKQQFGWFGIGVDAQGTSGGLALLWKKDLDISLNRFASNFIDANVHMPNYTWRLTGFYGHPDASKRKYSWDSLCQLSSQSRLPWLCIGDYNEVLNQSEFEGSGPRNNWQIMNFRQALMDSNLHDVGYEVFSFENFFKSSKTTNEAKRHRRFRFEAMWIKADDCENVIRQSSESTSADNACVNLFKKTDKCRMGLLQWSKSKFGNVCSAADDLRKKIAKLQQGTLSDAVNSHIGTLTSQLEAILDRENTMWKQRSKTHWYREGDRNTAFFHAQASKRRKQNQINGLFNDAGQWCNSHDDLEHIILDHFGSIFSSSKPSPEIIDAVLQRVHPKVSRRINDSLLRTYSTSESAFLPGRLITDNILIAYEVNHSLKSKSAGREGSMSIKLDMSKAFDRLNGVQFGYLRPQRGIRQGDPISPYLFLICAEAFSCLLQEAEACDDTLLFGKATLQEARHIQDILQLYKEASGQEINLEKSAVVFSSNTDFSTRQDITQFLNIKEVVAHEKYLGLPTIIRRSKREVFSSIKDRIWQRIQGWNEQWLSKGGKEVLLKAVVQAIPTYSMSCFKFPDSLLMDIQSMMSNFWWGDGNKARPIHWVSWDKLCNRKEDGGMGFRQLKTFNLALLSKQAWRIATQPSSLLHRVYKAKYFPNTDFFQAQEGSRPSWSWRGLCEVRKYIEAGSRWRVGSGQSIKIWSDRWLPRPFTFKIVSRSTALPENSTVDSLIDWERKTWRVDLLQEIFWPEETELIQSIPIGDSHNRDKLI comes from the exons ATGAGATACTATGGCCTTCAAGCATTTGGAGACATTTGGCTTGATGATCCCGCAACTGATAGGA AAACTAAGTGCTCTAGTAGTTTCGTGGAGAAACTGAAGCAACAATTTGGATGGTTTGGTATTGGTGTGGATGCGCAGGGCACCTCTGGTGGGTTAGCTCTCCTGTGGAAAAAAGATCTTGACATATCATTGAACCGATTCGCAAGTAATTTTATTGATGCCAATGTTCATATGCCAAATTACACATGGCGTTTAACTGGCTTCTATGGACACCCTGATGCTTCAAAGCGAAAATATTCCTGGGACTCTCTTTGCCAACTAAGCTCCCAATCTCGGCTCCCTTGGCTTTGTATTGGTGATTATAATGAGGTCCTCAACCAAAGCGAATTTGAAGGTTCTGGTCCACGAAATAACTGGCAAATCATGAATTTTCGTCAGGCCTTGATGGATAGTAATCTGCATGATGTGGGCTATGAAG TTTTTAGTTTCGAGAACTTCTTTAAATCTTCAAAGACTACAAATGAGGCGAAGAGACATAGACGTTTTAGGTTCGAAGCCATGTGGATAAAGGCGGATGATTGTGAAAACGTAATTCGTCAATCTTCGGAGAGTACATCTGCGGATAATGCTTgtgttaatttgttcaagaaaacGGATAAATGTCGAATGGGCCTTTTACAATGGagcaaatcaaaatttggtaatgTTTGTTCTGCAGCAGACGACCTAAGGAAAAAGATTGCTAAGCTGCAGCAGGGGACTCTCTCTGATGCTGTTAATTCTCATATTGGGACTTTAACAAGTCAATTAGAGGCCATTTTGGATCGGGAAAATACTATGTGGAAGCAAAGGAGCAAAACTCACTGGTATCGGGAGGGGGATCGGAATACAGCTTTTTTCCATGCACAGGCATCCAAGCGAAGGAAGCAAAATCAGATAAATGGCCTCTTCAATGATGCGGGGCAGTGGTGTAACTCCCATGATGATCTGGAGCACATTATCTTAGACCATTTTGGATCTATTTTTTCTAGTTCAAAGCCATCTCCTGAGATAATTGATGCAGTTTTGCAAAGGGTGCACCCCAAGGTATCTAGACGAATTAATGATTCGCTTCTGCGAACTTACTCAACCTCTGAG TCTGCTTTTCTTCCTGGTCGTCTTATTACAGATAATATCCTGATTGCTTACGAAGTTAACCACTCTCTTAAATCAAAGTCGGCAGGCAGGGAGGGATCCATGTCTATTAAATTAGACATGAGCAAAGCATTTGATAGG CTGAATGGTGTTCAATTTGGTTATTTACGACCACAGCGGGGCATTAGACAAGGCGATCCAATTTCTCCGTATTTATTTCTTATATGTGCAGAGGCTTTTTCCTGTCTATTGCAAGAAGCAGAGGCTTGTG ACGATACTTTGTTATTTGGCAAAGCGACCCTACAGGAAGCTCGACATATTCAGGATATCTTGCAACTATATAAGGAAGCTTCTGGGCAAGAGATAAATCTTGAGAAATCAGCTGTGGTTTTCAGTAGTAACACAGATTTCTCAACCCGACAAGATATCACTCAGTTTCTAAATATTAAAGAAGTGGTTGCACATGAAAAATATCTTGGTCTTCCCACCATTATTCGACGCTCCAAGCGTGAGGTATTCTCTTCTATCAAGGATAGAATTTGGCAACGAATTCAAGGATGGAATGAACAATGGTTATCAAAAGGGGGAAAGGAAGTGTTGTTGAAAGCAGTTGTTCAGGCAATTCCCACATATTCGATGTCTTGtttcaaatttccagattctttGCTAATGGATATCCAATCAATGATGAGCAATTTTTGGTGGGGTGATGGAAATAAGGCTAGGCCGATTCACTGGGTTAGTTGGGATAAACTTTGCAACCGAAAGGAAGATGGAGGAATGGGCTTTAGGCAGCTTAAGACTTTTAATCTCGCATTGTTATCTAAGCAAGCATGGCGTATTGCTACACAACCATCTAGCCTTCTTCATCGGGTATATAAAGCTAAATACTTTCCCAATACTGATTTCTTCCAAGCTCAGGAAGGATCGCGGCCTTCCTGGTCTTGGCGCGGACTATGTGAGGTCAGGAAGTATATTGAGGCAGGAAGCAGATGGCGAGTTGGTTCTGGCCAGTCTATCAAAATCTGGTCAGATAGGTGGCTTCCACGGCCATTTACTTTTAAGATCGTGTCGCGGTCTACTGCATTGCCCGAGAATTCCACAGTTGATTCCCTAATAGACTGGGAGCGAAAGACTTGGCGAGTTGACTTATTGCAGGAAATTTTTTGGCCTGAGGAGACTGAATTAATTCAAAGCATCCCAATTGGAGACTCTCACAATAGGGATAAGCTCATCTGA